One Glutamicibacter mishrai genomic window carries:
- a CDS encoding MFS transporter: MSPSKPEASQEPGELSAGARWRLLGVLLAAMFMSLVSVSIVNVVLPSIGSTLQASEADMQWVLAGYALTFGVVLVAAGRAGDLLGRGVMFVAGVAIFTAASVLAGLAADPMLLNIARFIMGIGSGLLNPQVMGMIQQHFRGAARGRAYGLLGTVVGFSVAVGPVLGGLLINWLGADAGWRSTFLINVPVGILAIVLAVLWLPKPLFTKPAGKLDLDPVGGIVLALSIFALLLPFVQGRENPVLWWLLAAAVVLLAVWVLWEKKYKERGREPMVELALFKIRSFTNGTLIAGLYFMGVSSVWVLVAIYVQASQGFTALEAGLICLPAALLSAFSSHIAGRYATTLGRKLVIGGTLSALFGLLATIAVVFFEDRLGLNVWWMLLSLAFIGIAQGFIISPNQALTLMEVPVANSGSAGGLMQTSQRVGTAVGIAVITAVFYGLNHVAGYSVAMELSFVAISVLVIATLLVAVADMRHGHGKPAVSTREEYVPVTTGVQRTVTGAIDVVGPKEPSQPVDSQP, encoded by the coding sequence ATGTCACCAAGCAAGCCAGAAGCATCCCAAGAACCCGGCGAGTTATCAGCTGGGGCGCGGTGGCGGCTTCTCGGTGTCTTGCTCGCAGCGATGTTCATGTCGCTTGTTTCGGTCAGCATCGTCAATGTGGTGCTGCCATCCATCGGGTCGACGCTTCAGGCCAGTGAAGCCGATATGCAATGGGTGCTGGCCGGCTACGCTTTGACCTTCGGCGTTGTGCTGGTTGCTGCCGGGCGTGCGGGCGACCTGCTAGGCCGCGGTGTCATGTTCGTTGCCGGTGTTGCGATCTTCACCGCCGCCAGCGTCTTGGCCGGGCTGGCAGCGGATCCGATGCTGCTGAATATCGCGCGTTTCATCATGGGCATTGGCTCCGGCCTGCTCAACCCCCAGGTGATGGGCATGATCCAACAACACTTCCGCGGTGCGGCACGAGGCAGGGCCTACGGATTGCTCGGCACCGTGGTCGGATTCTCGGTCGCTGTCGGACCGGTCCTGGGCGGATTGCTGATCAACTGGCTTGGCGCCGATGCCGGCTGGCGGTCGACCTTCCTGATCAACGTGCCCGTGGGGATCCTGGCCATCGTCTTGGCGGTGCTGTGGCTTCCAAAACCGCTGTTCACCAAACCCGCTGGAAAGCTTGACCTGGACCCGGTGGGCGGAATCGTCCTGGCCCTGAGTATTTTCGCCTTGCTGCTGCCCTTCGTCCAAGGCCGGGAAAACCCGGTGCTCTGGTGGCTTCTGGCCGCGGCGGTCGTCCTGCTGGCCGTGTGGGTCCTGTGGGAGAAGAAGTACAAGGAACGCGGCCGCGAGCCCATGGTCGAGCTGGCGCTGTTCAAGATCCGCAGCTTCACCAACGGAACTTTGATCGCGGGACTGTACTTCATGGGCGTATCCAGCGTCTGGGTGCTGGTAGCCATCTATGTCCAGGCATCCCAAGGGTTCACGGCCCTCGAAGCAGGACTGATCTGCCTGCCGGCCGCATTGCTGTCGGCCTTCAGCTCGCATATCGCTGGGCGCTATGCCACGACCTTGGGTCGCAAGCTCGTCATCGGCGGCACGCTCAGTGCGCTGTTCGGCTTGCTGGCCACCATTGCCGTGGTGTTCTTCGAAGATCGCCTTGGCCTGAACGTGTGGTGGATGCTTCTGTCCCTGGCCTTCATCGGCATCGCCCAGGGGTTCATCATTTCCCCGAATCAGGCGCTGACCCTCATGGAAGTGCCGGTGGCTAACTCGGGCAGCGCCGGGGGACTGATGCAGACCTCGCAGCGTGTTGGCACGGCGGTGGGCATCGCGGTGATTACCGCCGTGTTCTACGGGCTGAATCACGTTGCCGGGTACTCTGTGGCGATGGAGCTTTCCTTCGTGGCGATCTCGGTGCTTGTCATCGCCACCTTGCTGGTGGCGGTCGCCGACATGCGCCACGGCCACGGGAAGCCAGCGGTATCCACTCGCGAAGAGTATGTCCCCGTGACCACGGGCGTACAGCGCACGGTGACCGGCGCTATCGACGTCGTTGGTCCCAAGGAACCAAGCCAGCCGGTGGACTCCCAGCCCTGA
- a CDS encoding META domain-containing protein, which produces MLGLWGSKDHRQPWLELLHDGRVVGLDGCNRLFGQWAEAADVDFIALGGTRMFCEGVDDWLSRAATGKLQDDGSMAIFDLKEKELGILAKEGKNS; this is translated from the coding sequence CTGCTTGGCCTCTGGGGCAGCAAGGACCACAGGCAACCATGGCTTGAGCTTCTCCATGACGGACGCGTTGTCGGACTTGATGGCTGCAATCGGCTGTTCGGGCAATGGGCCGAAGCCGCGGACGTGGACTTCATAGCGCTCGGCGGCACACGCATGTTCTGCGAGGGCGTAGACGACTGGCTATCGCGAGCCGCGACCGGCAAGCTGCAAGATGACGGCTCGATGGCCATCTTCGATCTGAAAGAGAAAGAGCTAGGAATCCTCGCCAAAGAAGGCAAGAATTCCTAG